In Hyalangium gracile, the following proteins share a genomic window:
- a CDS encoding amylo-alpha-1,6-glucosidase, translating into MNPVENPAPALPRLGFDWTSGPELSDVISREWLVTNGRGGYASGTVAGCNTRRYHGLFVPSLPKRGRVVLLARLVEQAQVSGKLYLLGAEEHADGHSVQEGVATLRSFHLDGLIPVWEYELGPSRLRRKLMLVHGENTLFVQWEHVSGPEVHLRLRPFPVARPHDGPIAGTVSEPIVRIQGQRVELQATEDAPRMRMRLHASCAVPFVALSQSSHSLLYRTERARGYDHTEVQHSPGYFECSVAQGEPLALGVTTEDWWVLDRNPRETFELERERERKLLARAPAEAHAGVPARMVLAADQFIIDPMRPADDAWARSIGQDARSVIAGYHWFTDWGRDTMISLEGLALCTGRYREAAAILRTFQHYVKDGLIPNYFPDGENDGVYHTADATLWFFHAVDRYVETTRDTELLKDMFPTLASIVEHHLRGTRFRIGVDPADGLLRQGAEGYQLTWMDAKVDGWVVTPRRGKAVEINALWFNALRLMATWAERLGKDATPYMGAAERVYGSFNKRFWNPAGNCLLDVVDGEGGKDDPAIRPNQVFAISLRHPVLRRERWEAVLEVVRRDLLTPVGLRSLAQGHPDYKANYDGDLRARDAAYHQGTVWGWLIGHYIDATLKVNPDIKAARALLQGLEHHLEHAGVGQISEIFDATEPYRPRGCIAQAWSVAEALRVFLKTHVA; encoded by the coding sequence GTGAACCCCGTTGAGAATCCTGCCCCCGCCCTGCCCCGCCTGGGCTTTGACTGGACGAGTGGACCGGAGCTCTCGGACGTCATCAGCCGGGAATGGCTGGTGACGAACGGGAGAGGCGGCTATGCCTCCGGCACGGTGGCCGGCTGCAACACGCGCCGCTACCACGGCCTGTTCGTCCCCAGCCTGCCCAAGCGCGGCCGGGTGGTGCTGCTCGCTCGCCTGGTGGAGCAGGCGCAGGTGAGCGGCAAGCTGTACCTGCTCGGCGCCGAGGAGCACGCGGATGGGCATTCCGTCCAGGAGGGCGTGGCCACCCTGCGGAGCTTCCACCTGGACGGGCTCATCCCGGTCTGGGAGTACGAACTGGGCCCGTCGCGGCTGCGGCGGAAGCTGATGCTGGTGCACGGTGAGAACACCCTCTTCGTGCAGTGGGAGCACGTCTCGGGCCCCGAGGTGCACCTGCGGCTGCGGCCGTTTCCGGTGGCGCGGCCGCATGACGGGCCGATCGCCGGCACGGTGTCCGAACCCATAGTCCGCATCCAGGGGCAGCGCGTGGAGCTCCAGGCCACGGAGGACGCGCCTCGCATGCGGATGCGCCTGCACGCGAGCTGCGCGGTGCCCTTCGTGGCGCTGAGCCAGAGCTCGCACTCGCTGCTCTACCGGACGGAGCGGGCGCGCGGGTATGACCACACGGAGGTCCAGCACAGCCCTGGCTACTTCGAGTGCAGCGTGGCGCAGGGAGAGCCCCTGGCGCTGGGCGTCACGACGGAGGACTGGTGGGTGCTGGATCGCAACCCGCGGGAGACCTTCGAGCTGGAGCGGGAGCGCGAGCGCAAGCTGCTGGCGCGGGCTCCGGCGGAGGCCCACGCGGGAGTGCCCGCGCGGATGGTGCTGGCGGCGGACCAGTTCATCATCGACCCGATGCGCCCGGCGGATGATGCCTGGGCGCGCTCGATCGGCCAGGACGCGCGCAGCGTCATCGCCGGCTACCACTGGTTCACGGACTGGGGGCGGGACACGATGATCTCGCTCGAGGGGCTGGCGCTGTGCACGGGACGGTACCGGGAGGCGGCGGCCATCCTGCGCACCTTCCAGCACTACGTGAAGGACGGGCTGATCCCCAACTACTTCCCGGACGGAGAGAACGATGGCGTGTACCACACGGCGGACGCCACGCTCTGGTTCTTCCACGCGGTGGACCGCTACGTGGAGACCACACGAGACACGGAGCTGCTGAAGGACATGTTCCCCACGCTGGCCAGCATCGTGGAGCACCACCTGCGAGGCACGCGCTTCCGGATTGGCGTCGACCCGGCGGACGGGCTGCTGCGGCAGGGCGCGGAGGGCTACCAGCTCACGTGGATGGACGCCAAGGTGGACGGCTGGGTGGTGACGCCCCGGCGCGGCAAGGCGGTGGAGATCAACGCGCTCTGGTTCAACGCGCTGCGGCTGATGGCCACCTGGGCCGAGCGGCTGGGCAAGGACGCGACGCCCTACATGGGCGCGGCGGAGCGGGTGTACGGCAGCTTCAACAAGCGCTTCTGGAACCCGGCCGGCAACTGCCTGCTGGACGTGGTGGATGGCGAGGGCGGCAAGGACGATCCGGCCATCCGGCCCAACCAGGTGTTCGCGATCTCGCTGCGCCATCCAGTGCTGCGGCGCGAGCGGTGGGAGGCGGTGCTGGAGGTGGTGCGGCGGGATCTTCTGACCCCAGTGGGGCTACGCAGCCTGGCGCAGGGACACCCGGACTACAAGGCCAACTACGACGGGGACCTGCGGGCGCGAGACGCGGCCTACCACCAGGGAACGGTGTGGGGCTGGCTGATCGGGCACTACATCGACGCGACGCTGAAGGTGAACCCGGACATCAAGGCGGCGCGAGCGCTGCTGCAGGGGCTGGAGCACCACCTGGAGCACGCGGGCGTGGGGCAGATCAGCGAGATCTTCGACGCGACGGAGCCCTACCGGCCGCGCGGGTGCATCGCGCAGGCGTGGAGCGTGGCAGAGGCGCTCCGGGTGTTCCTGAAGACCCACGTCGCCTGA
- a CDS encoding NAD-dependent epimerase/dehydratase family protein translates to MAPPLVLLGSGYTLTRLALLEAREGRTVIASTRDASRRSELERAGARVCLLEEALAQTEGAHAVCSVPPEAGLDARITEALSRHPPARWVYLSSTGVYGSARGEVDEATPVDPSWPSSQPRLEAEARFRPLGAVVLRVAGIYGPGRGLHSRLLAGTLRLPEGGGGRISRVHVDDLVEAIRVALARGTPGGLYCVADDRAAAQGETVPWLCERLGLPLPPTVPLASMHETARGDRCIQNRRLRGLGWVPRYPDFPSGFAAVLEAEGIPQSTK, encoded by the coding sequence ATGGCTCCGCCCCTCGTGCTGCTGGGGTCCGGCTATACGCTCACGCGGCTCGCGTTGCTCGAGGCGCGTGAGGGCCGGACGGTGATCGCTTCGACGCGGGATGCCTCGCGCCGCTCCGAGCTGGAGCGCGCGGGCGCCCGCGTCTGTCTTTTGGAGGAAGCCCTCGCGCAGACCGAGGGCGCTCACGCCGTCTGCTCCGTGCCGCCGGAGGCCGGGCTGGATGCGCGGATCACGGAGGCGCTCTCCCGTCACCCGCCTGCCCGGTGGGTGTACCTGTCCTCGACCGGCGTGTACGGCTCGGCTCGGGGGGAGGTGGACGAGGCCACGCCGGTGGATCCCTCCTGGCCTTCCTCCCAGCCCCGTCTCGAGGCGGAGGCGCGCTTCCGCCCGCTCGGTGCGGTGGTGCTCCGCGTGGCGGGCATCTATGGCCCGGGGCGCGGGCTGCACTCGCGGCTGCTGGCCGGGACGCTCCGGCTGCCCGAGGGCGGAGGCGGCCGCATCTCGCGCGTCCACGTGGACGATCTCGTGGAGGCCATCCGGGTGGCCCTGGCGCGAGGCACGCCGGGCGGCCTCTACTGCGTGGCCGATGATCGGGCCGCGGCGCAGGGCGAGACGGTGCCCTGGCTCTGCGAGCGCCTGGGGCTGCCGCTGCCTCCCACCGTGCCGCTGGCCAGCATGCACGAGACGGCCCGAGGGGACCGTTGCATCCAGAACAGGCGGCTCCGAGGGCTCGGGTGGGTTCCTCGATATCCGGATTTTCCGTCGGGCTTTGCCGCCGTCCTGGAGGCTGAGGGGATCCCTCAGTCCACGAAGTGA
- a CDS encoding sigma-54-dependent transcriptional regulator produces MDRIAVLVVDDEESVRTFLAELLGNAGYQVRCASSGAQALEMLGGGSFDAVLLDVVMPEMSGLEVLRQYRSSGGTAPVIVLSALAGADDAVRAMKMGASDYLAKPFGNDELEDVLARALGTRAPARQASVPALARAEAPSVLELNEARVLISTSPAMRRARALVERIADTDVPVLLLGESGTGKEVIAREIHARSQRRNKPFIKVNCAALPGELLESELFGHERGAFTGATAEKPGKFELADQGTIFLDEIGEMAIRLQAKLLQVLQDEEFFRVGGKKSVRVDSRVVVATNRDLEKEIALGNFREDLYYRLNVVAIRLPPLRERMEDVVPLTDHFLKKYGKHYIHGVSELPSEVLKAFTEYDWPGNVRELENMVRRLCVLKDPTLVLDELKDGRTPASAPSLPTAYAGDDGLPPPARAPEPEPVRPPPGSSLQVLEMPPRGGAPVPPPVTELSFNQVAPRYNNPFDIPQPPPPPPSVPVGEMSLKDIGKRAAMLAEREAILAMLQRTAWNKRKAAGKLRISYKALLYKIKECGIVDPRASAEF; encoded by the coding sequence ATGGATCGGATCGCGGTGCTGGTAGTGGACGACGAGGAGTCGGTGCGGACGTTCCTGGCCGAGCTGCTCGGGAACGCTGGATACCAGGTGCGGTGCGCCTCGAGCGGGGCGCAGGCCCTGGAGATGCTGGGAGGAGGCTCTTTCGACGCGGTGCTGCTGGACGTGGTGATGCCGGAGATGAGCGGCCTGGAGGTGCTGCGGCAGTACCGGAGCTCCGGCGGCACGGCGCCCGTCATCGTCCTGTCGGCCCTGGCCGGCGCGGATGACGCGGTGCGGGCCATGAAGATGGGAGCCAGCGACTACCTCGCCAAGCCGTTCGGCAATGACGAGCTGGAGGACGTGCTGGCGCGCGCGCTGGGGACGCGGGCTCCGGCCCGTCAGGCCTCGGTGCCGGCGCTGGCTCGGGCGGAGGCTCCGTCGGTGCTGGAGCTCAACGAGGCCCGGGTGCTCATCTCCACCTCGCCGGCGATGCGCCGGGCGCGCGCGCTGGTGGAGCGCATCGCCGACACGGACGTGCCGGTGCTGCTGCTGGGCGAGTCCGGAACGGGCAAGGAGGTGATCGCCCGGGAGATCCACGCTCGCAGCCAGCGGCGCAACAAGCCGTTCATCAAGGTGAACTGCGCGGCGCTGCCGGGCGAGCTGCTGGAGAGCGAGCTCTTCGGCCACGAGCGCGGCGCCTTCACGGGGGCGACGGCGGAGAAGCCGGGCAAGTTCGAGCTGGCCGACCAGGGCACCATCTTCCTGGACGAGATCGGCGAGATGGCCATCCGGCTGCAGGCCAAGCTCCTCCAGGTGCTGCAGGACGAGGAGTTCTTCCGCGTGGGCGGCAAGAAGAGCGTCCGGGTGGACAGCCGCGTGGTGGTGGCCACCAACCGCGATCTCGAGAAGGAGATCGCGCTGGGCAACTTCCGCGAGGATCTCTACTACCGCCTGAACGTGGTGGCCATCCGCCTGCCGCCGCTGCGCGAGCGCATGGAGGACGTGGTGCCGCTGACGGACCACTTCCTCAAGAAGTACGGCAAGCACTACATCCACGGCGTGTCGGAGCTGCCCTCCGAGGTGCTCAAGGCCTTCACCGAGTACGACTGGCCGGGCAACGTGCGCGAGCTGGAGAACATGGTGCGCCGGCTGTGCGTGCTGAAGGATCCGACGCTGGTGCTGGACGAGCTCAAGGATGGCCGCACGCCCGCCAGCGCTCCGTCGCTGCCCACCGCGTACGCCGGGGACGACGGCCTGCCGCCGCCGGCGCGGGCTCCGGAGCCGGAGCCGGTGCGTCCGCCGCCGGGCTCCAGCCTGCAGGTGCTGGAGATGCCGCCGCGGGGTGGGGCGCCGGTGCCTCCGCCCGTGACGGAGCTCTCCTTCAACCAGGTGGCGCCGCGCTACAACAACCCGTTCGACATCCCGCAGCCTCCGCCTCCGCCTCCGAGCGTGCCGGTGGGGGAGATGTCCCTCAAGGACATCGGCAAGCGGGCGGCGATGCTGGCCGAGCGCGAGGCCATCCTGGCGATGCTCCAGCGCACCGCGTGGAACAAGCGCAAGGCCGCGGGCAAGCTGCGCATCAGCTACAAGGCGCTGCTCTACAAGATCAAGGAGTGCGGCATCGTCGATCCGCGAGCCAGCGCGGAGTTCTGA
- the pheA gene encoding prephenate dehydratase, whose protein sequence is MGSPRVGFQGERGAYSEEATRALFGPGVEAVPCPSFRAVFEAVASGRVDGGAVPVENSLAGSVIENVDLLMEFSLPITGELSLRIRHCLLAPAGVELTDIRRVVSHPQALAQCAGFLRQHGFAAVADADTAGSAKRLAEQKPPHTAAIASRTAAELYGLNVLLEGVADSPNNLTRFVSLSAVPVLSGSRSKTSVMFTLENSPGSLQKVLGVFSERGLNVIRLEPRPLRKPWEYVFCLDLEGSREEPRVGEALDSAAGLCASFRVLGSYRVAD, encoded by the coding sequence ATGGGTAGTCCTCGGGTGGGCTTCCAGGGCGAGCGTGGCGCCTACAGCGAGGAGGCCACGCGAGCCCTCTTCGGTCCCGGTGTCGAGGCCGTGCCGTGCCCCAGCTTCCGCGCGGTGTTCGAGGCGGTGGCCTCGGGCCGGGTGGACGGTGGCGCGGTGCCGGTGGAGAACTCCCTGGCGGGCTCCGTCATCGAGAACGTGGACCTGCTGATGGAGTTCTCCCTGCCCATCACGGGCGAGCTGTCGCTGCGCATCCGGCACTGCCTCCTGGCGCCAGCGGGAGTCGAGCTGACCGATATCCGCCGCGTCGTCTCCCACCCCCAGGCCCTGGCCCAGTGCGCGGGCTTCCTACGCCAGCACGGCTTCGCCGCCGTCGCGGATGCGGACACGGCGGGCAGCGCCAAGCGGCTGGCGGAGCAGAAGCCTCCCCACACGGCGGCCATCGCCAGCCGGACCGCGGCGGAGCTCTACGGCCTGAACGTGCTCCTCGAAGGCGTGGCGGACTCACCGAACAACCTGACCCGCTTCGTCTCGCTGAGCGCTGTGCCCGTGCTCTCGGGCTCCAGGAGCAAGACGTCGGTGATGTTCACCCTGGAGAACAGCCCCGGCTCGCTCCAGAAGGTGCTCGGCGTCTTCTCCGAGCGCGGGCTCAACGTCATTCGCCTGGAGCCCCGACCGCTGCGCAAGCCCTGGGAGTACGTCTTCTGCCTGGATCTCGAGGGCTCACGGGAGGAGCCCCGCGTCGGCGAGGCGCTCGACTCCGCCGCCGGGCTGTGCGCCTCGTTCCGCGTGCTGGGCAGCTACCGCGTCGCCGACTGA
- a CDS encoding tetratricopeptide repeat protein: MSHKLLAAFNEGVNRSMAGDHSAAIRAFDKVLAEDARHTPALSAKGFSLSRLGRPAEALKCFLRAIELDSSVADNYRNAGICQLELDEPEDAATLLERAFQLNPEPHYREAAAVELFTLGESLLTGGRRPSKERYRHARHAFELALEYHPAFVDAARALADVWTHLGDAERSSHYAHLAARLRPAG, from the coding sequence ATGTCACACAAGCTGCTCGCTGCGTTCAACGAGGGTGTGAATCGCTCGATGGCCGGTGATCACTCGGCCGCGATCCGGGCATTCGACAAGGTGCTGGCCGAGGACGCTCGCCACACCCCGGCGCTGAGCGCCAAGGGCTTCTCGCTCTCGAGGCTGGGTCGACCGGCGGAGGCGCTGAAGTGCTTCCTGCGCGCCATCGAGCTGGACTCCTCGGTGGCGGACAACTACCGCAATGCCGGGATCTGCCAGCTCGAGCTGGACGAGCCGGAGGACGCCGCCACCCTGCTGGAGCGCGCCTTTCAGCTCAACCCCGAGCCGCATTACCGCGAGGCGGCCGCGGTCGAGCTCTTCACCCTGGGAGAGTCGCTGCTGACCGGAGGCCGCCGGCCGAGCAAGGAGCGCTACCGGCACGCGCGCCATGCCTTCGAGCTGGCGCTCGAGTACCACCCCGCCTTCGTCGATGCGGCGAGGGCGCTGGCGGACGTCTGGACGCACCTGGGGGATGCGGAGCGCAGCAGCCACTACGCGCACCTGGCGGCTCGCCTGCGTCCCGCGGGCTGA
- a CDS encoding bifunctional chorismate mutase/prephenate dehydratase has translation MADLPDLDTLRIGIERIDSEILDALRRRMDLADDIARAKLAAASPLRDPTREDLVLRKVREAATSHGLDPHEIERIFRLIMDMSVARQQALIQRLDTTPLRVGYPGIEGSYSHMAARDRYAGRQGGVLLTGFETGREAMDALRRGELDLALLPIENTSAGSMSETYDLLAAGSVTIIGEMLSQVDHRLLGLPGARLEDIRTVLSHPQALAQCELFLRKVPWIRPLPEFDTSGAAQKVRERNDPTIAAIASESAAQRFGLQVLARDLQPASGDYTRFVELAREAAPVPPDVPCKTTLTVVLEHRPGTLGQVLTTLAQRGVNLSKLESRPIPGEPWRYRFYLDVEGHAASAPLIAAFEDLQPLTSSMKVLGTYPRAENWHG, from the coding sequence ATGGCGGACCTTCCGGACCTCGACACCCTTCGAATCGGCATCGAGCGCATCGACTCGGAGATCCTGGACGCCCTGCGCCGGCGGATGGACCTCGCGGACGACATCGCCCGCGCCAAGCTCGCGGCGGCCTCTCCCCTGCGGGACCCGACACGGGAGGACCTCGTGCTCCGCAAGGTGCGTGAGGCGGCCACGTCCCACGGGCTGGATCCTCACGAGATCGAGCGCATCTTCCGGCTCATCATGGACATGTCCGTGGCGCGGCAGCAGGCGCTCATCCAGCGGCTGGACACCACCCCCCTGCGCGTGGGCTATCCGGGCATCGAGGGTTCCTACAGCCACATGGCGGCACGGGATCGCTACGCGGGCCGACAGGGAGGAGTCCTCCTCACCGGCTTCGAGACGGGCCGCGAGGCGATGGATGCCCTGCGCCGCGGCGAGCTGGATCTGGCACTGCTGCCCATCGAGAACACCTCGGCGGGGAGCATGAGCGAGACGTACGATCTGCTCGCCGCCGGGAGCGTGACGATCATCGGCGAGATGCTCAGCCAGGTGGATCACCGGCTGCTGGGTCTGCCGGGCGCGAGGCTGGAGGACATCCGCACCGTGCTGTCCCACCCGCAGGCGCTGGCGCAGTGCGAGCTGTTCCTGCGCAAGGTGCCGTGGATCCGTCCTCTCCCCGAGTTCGACACCAGCGGCGCGGCCCAGAAGGTGCGCGAGCGGAATGATCCCACGATCGCGGCGATCGCCAGCGAGTCCGCGGCCCAGCGCTTCGGGCTGCAGGTGCTGGCGAGGGATCTCCAGCCGGCCTCCGGGGACTACACGCGCTTCGTGGAGCTGGCCCGCGAGGCCGCGCCCGTGCCACCGGATGTGCCGTGCAAGACGACGCTCACGGTGGTGCTGGAGCACCGGCCAGGGACGCTCGGGCAGGTGCTGACGACGCTGGCGCAGCGCGGAGTCAACCTGTCCAAGCTGGAGTCCCGGCCGATCCCCGGCGAGCCGTGGCGCTACCGGTTCTACCTGGATGTGGAGGGGCACGCGGCCTCGGCGCCCCTCATCGCGGCGTTCGAGGATCTCCAGCCGCTCACCTCGTCGATGAAGGTGCTCGGGACGTATCCGCGCGCGGAGAACTGGCATGGGTAG
- a CDS encoding amino acid permease gives MADVNTPLNEDERRLAELGYKQELKRTWSGFSNFAISFSIISILAGCFTTFAHAWNNGGPIAISWGWPLISVFILIIGLCMSELVSAFPTAGGIYWWAARLGGPRAGFYTGWLNLIGLIAVTASVVYACATFMNVTLGLFSPIWSTTLGGDPLNQAFLLFVVLMIVAALLNIFSSHLLAVVNNISAYWHVFGSLAVVLILLLTAKEYQSPSFVFTERINNSGFSDGMYWWYVLPLGFLLTQYTITGFDASAHLSEETHDAAITSAKGIWQSIFYSAIGGWILLLAFLFVAKDTKFINDPGNGYGAGQITAVFASALPSAMFKVVMLISTVGQVFCAIACMTSTSRMMFAFSRDGAVPGSRLWSKVHPRTQVPTNAVIASSVIGVLITLPALYKSPAGVPVAFYAVVSIAVIGLYLAFLIPIYLRLKAGDSFRPGPWTLGRHYKWMCTVAVAEIAVISVYFCLPFLPSAVPGSPSFTWYDVNYAPILAGGVLLAITIWWYASARRWFKGPIRTIDAPPEAAPTAQVIARPID, from the coding sequence GTGGCCGACGTCAACACTCCGCTCAACGAGGACGAGAGAAGGCTGGCCGAGCTCGGCTACAAGCAGGAGCTCAAGCGCACCTGGTCCGGGTTCTCGAACTTCGCCATCTCCTTCTCCATCATCTCGATCCTGGCCGGCTGCTTCACCACGTTCGCCCATGCCTGGAACAACGGCGGCCCGATCGCCATCTCGTGGGGCTGGCCGCTCATCTCCGTCTTCATCCTCATCATCGGACTGTGCATGTCCGAGCTGGTCTCGGCCTTCCCTACCGCTGGAGGGATCTACTGGTGGGCGGCCCGACTGGGCGGCCCGCGCGCCGGCTTCTACACGGGCTGGCTCAACCTGATCGGGCTCATCGCGGTCACCGCCTCGGTGGTCTACGCGTGCGCCACCTTCATGAACGTCACCCTCGGCTTGTTCTCTCCCATTTGGTCCACCACGCTCGGCGGAGACCCACTGAATCAGGCGTTCCTGCTGTTCGTGGTGCTGATGATCGTGGCGGCGCTGCTCAACATCTTCAGCTCGCACCTGCTGGCGGTGGTCAACAACATCTCCGCGTACTGGCACGTGTTCGGCTCGCTCGCGGTCGTGCTGATCCTCCTGCTGACCGCGAAGGAGTATCAGTCGCCCTCGTTCGTCTTCACCGAGCGCATCAACAACTCGGGCTTCTCCGACGGCATGTACTGGTGGTACGTGCTTCCGCTGGGCTTCCTGCTCACCCAGTACACGATCACCGGCTTCGATGCCTCGGCGCACCTGTCCGAGGAGACGCACGACGCGGCGATCACCTCGGCGAAGGGCATCTGGCAATCGATCTTCTATTCGGCGATCGGTGGCTGGATCCTGCTCCTGGCGTTCCTGTTCGTCGCCAAGGACACGAAGTTCATCAACGACCCGGGCAACGGCTATGGGGCCGGGCAGATCACCGCCGTCTTCGCCTCCGCGCTTCCGTCCGCGATGTTCAAGGTCGTCATGCTGATCTCCACGGTCGGCCAGGTCTTCTGTGCCATCGCCTGCATGACGAGCACCTCCCGGATGATGTTCGCCTTCAGCCGTGATGGCGCCGTGCCCGGCAGCCGGCTCTGGAGCAAGGTGCACCCCAGAACCCAGGTGCCGACCAACGCGGTGATTGCCTCCTCGGTCATCGGCGTCCTGATCACCCTGCCCGCGCTGTACAAGAGCCCCGCCGGAGTCCCCGTGGCGTTCTACGCGGTCGTTTCGATCGCGGTAATCGGGCTGTACCTGGCCTTCCTCATCCCCATCTACCTGCGGCTGAAGGCCGGCGACAGCTTCCGGCCGGGCCCGTGGACGCTCGGCCGGCACTACAAGTGGATGTGCACCGTGGCGGTGGCGGAGATCGCCGTCATCTCGGTCTACTTCTGCCTGCCGTTCCTGCCCTCCGCGGTGCCGGGTAGCCCCAGCTTCACCTGGTACGACGTGAACTACGCGCCGATCCTCGCGGGCGGAGTGCTGCTCGCCATCACGATCTGGTGGTACGCCTCGGCCCGGCGCTGGTTCAAGGGTCCCATCCGGACCATCGACGCTCCCCCCGAGGCCGCTCCGACAGCCCAGGTCATCGCGCGGCCCATCGACTGA
- a CDS encoding 3-deoxy-7-phosphoheptulonate synthase yields MIVMLEPNSPPETVNAVLQVVSQYKGITPRTHVIEGAEYTVTEIYLLGPTAQVPMEPFQQIPGVRQVVRVSEKYRVIGRHGGKRETAGFEYNGVTFDEKSVNLFAGLCAVDTRESVDAMMGALAKCGIRTTRMGAYKPRTSPYEFQGLGAACLPWVFELAGKHGVKVVAMEVTNPRHIDEIREALEASGNATGVMLQVGTRNAQNFELLKQIGQQRVFPVLFKRGMGITLEESLNACEYVASEGNPKIVFCLRGVKTHLGDPHRNMVDFAHVSVVRRLTRLPVCVDPSHAIGRAEVGPDGLPDIFHAIGQGLIAGASMVLVDFHPHPEQALCDGPQALRLEQLPALQNYTRIVRDAYEQVVRNGDGLRAQSATR; encoded by the coding sequence ATGATCGTGATGCTCGAGCCGAACTCGCCGCCTGAGACGGTGAACGCGGTGCTGCAGGTCGTCTCCCAGTACAAGGGGATCACGCCGCGCACGCACGTCATCGAGGGCGCCGAGTACACCGTCACGGAGATCTACCTGCTGGGCCCGACGGCGCAGGTGCCGATGGAGCCCTTCCAGCAGATCCCCGGCGTGCGGCAGGTGGTGCGCGTGTCGGAGAAGTACCGGGTGATCGGCCGGCACGGAGGGAAGCGGGAGACGGCGGGGTTCGAGTACAACGGGGTGACGTTCGACGAGAAGAGCGTGAACCTCTTCGCGGGCCTGTGCGCGGTGGACACGCGCGAGAGCGTGGACGCGATGATGGGGGCGCTGGCGAAGTGCGGCATCCGCACGACGCGCATGGGGGCGTACAAGCCGCGCACCAGTCCGTACGAGTTCCAGGGCTTGGGGGCGGCGTGCCTGCCGTGGGTGTTCGAGCTGGCGGGGAAGCACGGCGTGAAGGTGGTGGCGATGGAGGTGACCAACCCGCGCCACATCGATGAGATCCGCGAGGCGCTGGAGGCCTCGGGCAACGCCACGGGCGTCATGCTGCAGGTGGGCACGCGCAACGCGCAGAACTTCGAGCTGCTCAAGCAGATCGGCCAGCAGCGGGTGTTCCCGGTGCTGTTCAAGCGCGGCATGGGCATCACCCTGGAGGAGTCGCTCAACGCCTGCGAGTACGTGGCGAGCGAGGGCAACCCGAAGATCGTCTTCTGCCTGCGCGGGGTGAAGACGCACCTGGGGGATCCGCACCGGAACATGGTGGACTTCGCGCACGTGTCCGTGGTGCGGCGGCTCACCCGCCTGCCGGTGTGCGTGGATCCGTCACACGCGATCGGCCGCGCGGAGGTGGGGCCGGACGGGCTGCCGGACATCTTCCACGCCATCGGGCAGGGGCTGATCGCGGGGGCTTCCATGGTGCTGGTGGACTTCCATCCGCACCCGGAGCAGGCGCTGTGCGACGGGCCCCAGGCGCTGCGGCTGGAGCAGCTCCCGGCGCTCCAGAACTACACGCGCATCGTCCGCGACGCGTACGAGCAGGTCGTACGCAACGGGGATGGGCTGCGCGCTCAGTCGGCGACGCGGTAG
- a CDS encoding EVE domain-containing protein, translating to MAKTQYWLIKSEPSVYPYAQLEKERKTDWTGVRNYEARNNLRAMKPGDLCLYYHSNEDKAVVAVAQVLTAAGPDPTAPGEDWASLEVGPVVALQQPVELATIKKTAALKDIQLITRSRISVVPVSAQHFKLILKLGKTTLPK from the coding sequence ATGGCGAAGACCCAGTACTGGCTGATCAAGAGTGAGCCCTCCGTCTACCCGTACGCCCAGCTCGAGAAGGAGCGGAAGACCGACTGGACTGGCGTGCGCAACTACGAGGCTCGCAACAACCTCCGGGCCATGAAGCCCGGCGACCTCTGCCTCTACTACCACTCGAACGAGGACAAGGCCGTCGTCGCCGTGGCCCAGGTGCTCACCGCCGCCGGCCCGGACCCCACCGCTCCCGGCGAGGACTGGGCCTCCTTGGAGGTCGGCCCCGTGGTCGCCCTCCAGCAACCCGTGGAGCTGGCCACCATCAAGAAGACGGCTGCGCTGAAGGACATCCAGCTCATCACCCGCAGCCGGATCAGCGTGGTCCCCGTCAGCGCCCAGCACTTCAAGCTCATCCTCAAACTCGGGAAGACGACACTCCCGAAGTGA